One stretch of Deltaproteobacteria bacterium DNA includes these proteins:
- the hslU gene encoding ATP-dependent protease ATPase subunit HslU, with product MSSNVLTPRMIVEKLDQHIIGQDEAKRAVAIALRNRWRRQNVRKDLAEEISPKNIIMMGPTGVGKTEIARRLAKLDNSPFLKVEASKFTEVGYVGRDVESMIRDLVDTTIGMVRVEEQEKVRAKAAENAEERILDILLPLRQAEKPESAVPAMQDSRDFATAESLPMSDTTREKLRKLLHDGRLDNRLVDIETVEARQGPMIEVFSSSGVEDMGLNIKEMFGNFFPQKKKKVRMKVPEAMEVLKEEEAQHLVDMEKVTRIALDRVEQSGIIFLDEIDKIVGADNPQGPDVSREGVQRDLLPIVEGSNVNTKYGMVKTDHILFIAAGAFSASKPSDLIPELQGRFPIRVELNSLGKEEFIRILQEPNNALIKQYIEMMATEHVVLSFTEEAIAEIAEYATLVNERTENIGARRLYTIMETLLEDISFDAPDLEIRELVIDEQYVAEKLGDVIEDEDLSRYIL from the coding sequence ATGTCATCAAACGTATTGACGCCACGAATGATCGTGGAGAAACTGGATCAGCATATCATCGGCCAGGACGAGGCCAAACGGGCCGTCGCCATCGCCCTTCGCAACCGCTGGAGGCGGCAGAATGTACGGAAGGATCTGGCGGAGGAAATATCACCGAAAAACATCATCATGATGGGCCCCACCGGGGTCGGCAAGACCGAGATCGCCCGCCGCCTGGCGAAGCTCGACAATTCGCCCTTTCTGAAGGTCGAGGCGTCGAAGTTTACCGAAGTCGGTTATGTGGGGCGCGACGTCGAGTCGATGATCCGCGATCTCGTGGATACGACCATCGGCATGGTCCGGGTGGAGGAACAGGAAAAGGTCCGGGCCAAGGCCGCCGAGAACGCGGAGGAGCGGATTCTCGACATCCTCTTGCCCCTCAGGCAGGCGGAAAAACCGGAGAGCGCCGTCCCGGCCATGCAGGATTCCAGAGACTTCGCCACGGCGGAATCGCTGCCCATGTCGGACACGACCCGGGAGAAACTCCGAAAACTCCTCCACGACGGGCGTCTCGACAACCGGCTGGTGGACATCGAAACGGTCGAGGCCCGTCAGGGACCGATGATCGAGGTCTTTTCCTCCTCCGGCGTGGAGGACATGGGTTTGAACATCAAGGAGATGTTCGGGAACTTCTTCCCCCAGAAGAAAAAAAAGGTCCGCATGAAGGTTCCTGAGGCCATGGAAGTTCTCAAGGAGGAGGAGGCCCAGCATCTGGTCGACATGGAAAAGGTCACCCGGATCGCCCTGGATCGGGTGGAACAGTCCGGTATCATCTTCCTGGACGAGATCGACAAGATCGTCGGGGCCGACAATCCCCAGGGGCCCGATGTATCCCGTGAGGGGGTCCAGCGGGACCTGCTGCCCATTGTCGAGGGTTCGAATGTCAACACGAAATACGGCATGGTGAAAACGGACCACATCCTGTTCATCGCCGCCGGCGCTTTCAGCGCCTCCAAACCCTCCGACCTGATTCCGGAGCTGCAGGGGCGTTTCCCCATTCGGGTGGAACTCAATTCCCTGGGCAAGGAGGAGTTCATCAGGATCCTGCAGGAGCCGAACAACGCCCTGATCAAGCAGTATATCGAGATGATGGCGACGGAGCATGTCGTCCTGTCGTTTACGGAAGAGGCCATCGCGGAAATCGCTGAATATGCGACCCTCGTCAACGAACGCACGGAAAATATCGGCGCCCGCCGGCTGTACACGATCATGGAGACCCTCCTGGAGGATATTTCCTTCGACGCCCCCGACCTGGAGATAAGGGAACTGGTCATCGACGAGCAGTACGTCGCTGAAAAACTGGGGGACGTCATCGAGGACGAGGATCTGAGCCGGTACATCCTGTAG
- the hslV gene encoding ATP-dependent protease subunit HslV — translation MQIRGTTILAVRGEGRVTVAGDGQVTFDVTVLKHGARKVRRLYNDQVIVGFAGATADAFTLFDRFDQKLEQYKGNLLRASVELTKDWRTDRVLRHLEALMIAVSRDHFLMISGNGDVIESDDEVMAIGSGGPYALAAARALIRHSDLSSSEIALAAMKIAAEICIYTNDNITIEELDLSEEPPQNVKNLRNRKKGSQG, via the coding sequence ATGCAGATAAGAGGGACGACCATCCTGGCGGTGCGCGGGGAGGGACGGGTCACCGTGGCAGGTGACGGGCAGGTGACGTTCGATGTAACGGTTTTGAAACACGGGGCGCGGAAAGTGCGCCGCCTTTACAACGACCAGGTCATCGTCGGCTTCGCCGGCGCGACGGCGGACGCCTTCACCCTGTTCGATCGCTTCGATCAGAAACTCGAACAGTACAAGGGGAATCTTCTGAGGGCATCCGTGGAATTGACGAAAGACTGGCGGACCGACCGGGTTCTGCGCCATCTGGAAGCGCTCATGATCGCCGTGAGCCGGGATCATTTTCTCATGATCTCCGGAAACGGTGATGTCATCGAATCGGACGACGAGGTCATGGCCATCGGTTCCGGCGGCCCTTACGCCCTGGCCGCGGCGAGGGCTCTCATCCGCCATTCGGACCTGTCGTCCTCTGAAATCGCTCTGGCGGCCATGAAAATCGCCGCGGAGATCTGCATCTATACGAACGACAACATCACGATTGAGGAACTGGACTTGTCGGAGGAACCGCCTCAGAACGTCAAAAACCTCAGGAACAGGAAGAAAGGATCGCAGGGTTAG